In one window of Photorhabdus laumondii subsp. laumondii DNA:
- a CDS encoding pyridoxal phosphate-dependent aminotransferase codes for MFNIQAVIKEHVVENKRESLWSYLEERPNYLMLDKNENHHPMDEDLFEAFRASLKPEHLCNYPVLNNLYKKIAKLVGVEERNIYLGSGSDLAIKALFDACLREGDHVVLHNPCYFMFENYAKYAGVSISSTPVTEDWKPDVAAIIDAVKENTKLVIVEDPSGFVGTRLSYSQMHGLAEALYSKGVLLLIDEAYLYVEGKQSANLDILQKFPNVILAQTLSKAHGLAGARVGFLIGGTELIGHISNVRPLYEISALSAWAAEWQLDHPEVLERFQEKMRQTKAYMREALTERRQTFKDTHGNFMLVQFAGYDSKEIEQLFQEQGILIRRPFEQSNLKGWLRVTISQLEHCEKFISALDIVVDKLNFKKI; via the coding sequence ATGTTCAATATACAAGCAGTAATCAAAGAGCATGTAGTTGAAAATAAAAGGGAAAGCTTATGGAGCTATCTGGAAGAACGCCCCAATTACTTGATGCTAGATAAAAATGAGAATCACCATCCAATGGATGAAGATCTTTTTGAAGCGTTTCGAGCCTCATTAAAACCAGAGCATTTGTGTAATTATCCGGTGCTAAATAACTTATATAAAAAAATAGCCAAACTGGTTGGCGTTGAAGAGCGCAACATCTACCTCGGCTCGGGTTCAGACCTAGCGATAAAAGCATTATTTGATGCATGCTTAAGAGAGGGAGATCATGTGGTTTTACATAACCCTTGCTACTTTATGTTTGAAAACTACGCAAAGTATGCTGGGGTATCAATCTCGTCAACACCGGTCACCGAAGATTGGAAACCTGATGTAGCGGCTATTATCGATGCAGTCAAAGAAAATACCAAATTAGTGATTGTAGAAGATCCGAGTGGTTTTGTCGGCACGCGTTTATCTTATTCCCAAATGCATGGCTTGGCTGAAGCGCTTTATAGCAAGGGTGTGTTGCTGCTGATTGATGAAGCCTATCTATATGTAGAAGGAAAACAAAGCGCAAACCTGGATATCTTGCAGAAATTTCCGAACGTTATTTTGGCACAAACCCTTTCTAAAGCTCATGGATTGGCAGGAGCAAGAGTCGGCTTTTTGATCGGAGGGACAGAGTTAATCGGCCATATTTCAAATGTCAGACCGCTATATGAGATTAGTGCGTTATCGGCATGGGCTGCGGAATGGCAGCTAGATCATCCTGAAGTGCTTGAACGTTTTCAGGAGAAGATGAGGCAGACAAAAGCCTATATGAGAGAAGCTTTGACCGAAAGAAGACAGACTTTCAAAGATACTCACGGTAATTTCATGTTGGTACAGTTTGCCGGATACGATTCAAAAGAGATAGAGCAATTGTTTCAAGAGCAGGGTATTTTAATCAGACGTCCGTTTGAACAGAGTAATTTAAAAGGTTGGCTGAGAGTAACCATTTCACAGCTTGAACATTGCGAAAAATTTATTTCGGCACTTGATATCGTTGTAGACAAATTGAACTTCAAAAAAATTTGA
- a CDS encoding VOC family protein has product MTEKARAVGINHVSIEVGNINEAVAFYSALMRIKPGLLSETEGSIELGDQFVAFTCSQGEQAHKPGHFGFVVDDKEKVREALKQFDIEPLPGRFFGFLDPWGNHIEVVSYENIKFTKSPGVLNGMGLADLKKNDRAQRELEEQGYSEPLSSLNS; this is encoded by the coding sequence ATGACAGAGAAGGCCAGAGCCGTAGGGATCAACCATGTGTCTATTGAAGTTGGTAACATTAATGAAGCAGTCGCATTTTATAGTGCGCTTATGCGCATTAAACCCGGGCTGTTATCAGAGACTGAGGGATCGATTGAACTGGGTGATCAGTTTGTTGCCTTTACTTGCAGCCAAGGAGAACAAGCTCACAAACCTGGTCATTTTGGGTTCGTTGTTGATGATAAAGAAAAGGTTCGTGAGGCATTAAAGCAATTCGATATTGAACCTTTGCCTGGCCGATTTTTTGGTTTTCTGGATCCTTGGGGCAATCATATCGAAGTGGTCAGCTACGAGAATATTAAATTTACTAAGTCTCCTGGTGTTCTCAATGGTATGGGATTAGCAGACTTGAAGAAAAACGATCGTGCACAACGGGAGCTTGAAGAACAAGGTTATAGTGAGCCTTTGTCTTCTTTGAACTCATAA
- a CDS encoding FMN-binding negative transcriptional regulator gives MYIQKVFEENRISVLHDLIEQNPLGTLTVYGSYGLSADHLPFTLDRHGLELGVLKTHIARGNPLHKSVVETNEVMVIFQGPDAYISPSWLPRRHINGRVQPSWAYTAVHAMCSIKFIDDGSWIKAHFEQSVNCFEAGLPDPWQVAEAPKDFIDGLKQHVVGIELTIHNLLGKRQLMQQRNIDDRLAIIEGLRTQSDPRAHQVAKQIAQAIEN, from the coding sequence ATGTATATACAAAAAGTATTTGAAGAAAATCGAATCTCTGTTTTGCATGACTTGATAGAGCAAAACCCTCTGGGGACTTTGACCGTCTATGGCAGTTATGGATTGAGTGCTGATCATCTGCCTTTTACTTTAGATAGGCATGGTTTAGAGCTAGGCGTGCTGAAAACACACATTGCACGCGGAAATCCTTTGCACAAAAGCGTGGTTGAAACTAATGAAGTGATGGTTATTTTCCAAGGACCAGACGCTTATATTTCACCTAGTTGGTTACCTAGACGACATATCAATGGTCGAGTTCAACCTAGTTGGGCTTACACGGCAGTTCATGCCATGTGTTCCATCAAGTTTATTGATGATGGCAGTTGGATAAAGGCGCATTTTGAGCAATCCGTTAATTGTTTTGAAGCAGGATTACCGGATCCTTGGCAAGTCGCAGAAGCACCGAAAGATTTTATAGACGGCTTAAAACAGCATGTCGTTGGGATCGAGCTGACTATTCACAATCTGCTGGGAAAAAGGCAGTTGATGCAGCAACGTAACATTGATGACCGCTTAGCAATTATAGAAGGCTTGCGTACTCAGTCCGATCCTAGAGCACATCAGGTCGCAAAACAAATAGCACAAGCCATTGAAAATTAA
- the cydA gene encoding cytochrome ubiquinol oxidase subunit I codes for MFDIVELSRLQFALTAMYHFLFVPLTLGMAFLLAIMETVYVLSGKQIYKDMTKFWGKLFGINFALGVATGLTMEFQFGTNWSYFSHYVGDIFGAPLAIEGLMAFFLESTFVGLFFFGWDRLSKTQHLAVTWLVALGSNFSALWILVANGWMQNPIASDFNFETMRMEMVSFAELVLNPVAQVKFVHTVAAGYVTGAIFVLGVSSYYLLKGRDIPFAKRSFAIASSFGIAAVLSVIVLGDESGYEMGDVQKTKLAAIEAEWETQPPPAAFTLIGIPDQDKMENKYAIQIPYLMGLIATRSVDTPVIGLRDLMDLHEQRIRNGIKAYHLLEELRAGNTDPTVRTAFNENKQDLGYGMLLKRYTSKVTDASEEQIKAAAKDSIPRVAPLYFAFRIMVAAGFLMLLLIGLAFWSVIRGRIGKQKWLLRAALYSIPLPWIAIESGWFVAEYGRQPWAIGEVLPTAVASSNLAASDILFSMALICGLYTLFLIAEMFLMFKFARLGPSSLKTGRYHFEQKTTSAPEAQ; via the coding sequence ATGTTTGATATTGTCGAACTGTCACGATTACAGTTTGCCTTAACTGCAATGTATCACTTTCTATTCGTTCCGCTAACGCTCGGCATGGCGTTTTTGCTGGCGATCATGGAAACGGTATATGTGCTCTCCGGTAAACAAATTTATAAAGATATGACAAAATTCTGGGGCAAGTTGTTTGGTATTAACTTTGCTCTGGGGGTTGCAACAGGGTTGACTATGGAGTTCCAGTTTGGGACTAACTGGTCATACTTTTCTCACTACGTCGGTGACATTTTTGGCGCACCTTTGGCGATTGAAGGGCTGATGGCGTTCTTCCTGGAGTCTACATTCGTAGGCTTGTTCTTCTTCGGTTGGGATCGCCTCAGTAAGACACAACATCTGGCGGTAACTTGGTTGGTTGCATTAGGATCTAACTTCTCCGCACTTTGGATTCTGGTTGCTAACGGTTGGATGCAAAACCCAATTGCTTCTGATTTCAACTTTGAAACCATGCGTATGGAGATGGTAAGTTTTGCTGAACTGGTACTGAACCCAGTTGCTCAGGTGAAATTTGTGCATACCGTTGCCGCGGGTTATGTGACAGGAGCGATCTTTGTTCTCGGTGTCAGCTCTTACTACCTGCTTAAAGGCCGTGATATTCCATTTGCTAAGCGTTCATTTGCGATTGCTTCAAGTTTTGGTATCGCGGCTGTGCTGTCTGTTATTGTGCTGGGTGATGAATCTGGTTACGAAATGGGCGACGTACAAAAAACTAAGCTGGCCGCCATCGAAGCTGAATGGGAAACCCAGCCACCGCCGGCCGCTTTTACACTGATAGGTATCCCAGATCAGGATAAAATGGAAAACAAATATGCCATTCAGATCCCTTATCTTATGGGGCTGATTGCTACCCGTTCTGTTGATACTCCGGTCATTGGTCTGCGTGATTTGATGGACCTGCATGAGCAGCGGATTCGTAATGGTATAAAGGCTTATCACCTGTTGGAAGAATTGCGTGCAGGTAACACCGACCCAACGGTTCGTACAGCATTCAATGAAAATAAACAAGATCTGGGTTATGGCATGTTGCTGAAACGCTATACCAGCAAAGTGACTGATGCCAGTGAAGAACAGATCAAAGCAGCCGCAAAAGATTCTATTCCTCGGGTTGCACCGCTCTATTTTGCATTCCGTATCATGGTTGCAGCAGGTTTCCTGATGTTACTGTTGATCGGTCTGGCGTTTTGGAGCGTTATCCGTGGCCGCATTGGTAAACAAAAATGGTTGCTACGCGCAGCACTGTACAGTATTCCATTGCCGTGGATTGCCATCGAATCAGGCTGGTTTGTGGCGGAATATGGTCGTCAACCGTGGGCAATTGGTGAAGTTCTGCCAACTGCGGTGGCGAGTTCCAATTTAGCAGCCAGCGATATCTTGTTCTCTATGGCGCTGATTTGTGGCCTTTATACCTTATTCCTGATTGCGGAAATGTTTCTGATGTTCAAATTTGCTCGCCTTGGCCCAAGTAGCCTAAAAACGGGGCGTTACCATTTTGAACAGAAAACAACTTCAGCACCTGAAGCTCAGTAA
- the cydB gene encoding cytochrome d ubiquinol oxidase subunit II produces the protein MFDYEVLRFIWWLLIGVLLIGFAVTDGFDMGVGILLRIIGKNDTERRIMINSVAPHWDGNQVWLITAGGALFAAWPMVYAAAFSGFYVAMILVLSALFFRPVGFDYRSKLENRKWRNMWDWGIFVGSFVPPLVIGVAFGNLLQGVPFNVDSQLRLFYTGSFFGLLNPYGLLAGIISLMMIVTQGATYLQMRTTGELRLRSRAATYLCALVTMVAFLLAGVWLIYGIDGYIVTGGLDTVAQSNPLHKEVAHQAGAWLTNFNNYPWLWVLPALGVASPLLTMLMTRMNKAGWAFLFSSLTIAGIILACGVTMFPFVMPSITDPNVSLTMWDATSSLMTLRVMFVVALIFVPIILGYTIWCYYKMFGRLDKSFIEDNKHSLY, from the coding sequence ATGTTTGATTATGAAGTACTACGATTTATATGGTGGCTACTGATTGGTGTATTGCTAATCGGTTTCGCGGTAACTGATGGTTTTGATATGGGAGTCGGTATCCTGTTACGTATCATCGGCAAAAACGATACTGAGCGTCGCATCATGATTAACTCAGTGGCACCGCATTGGGATGGTAATCAGGTTTGGCTGATTACCGCCGGTGGAGCGCTGTTCGCCGCATGGCCGATGGTCTATGCTGCGGCGTTCTCTGGCTTCTATGTTGCTATGATCTTGGTGTTATCTGCGTTGTTCTTCCGTCCGGTTGGTTTTGATTACCGCTCCAAATTGGAAAACCGCAAGTGGCGTAACATGTGGGATTGGGGAATATTTGTCGGTAGCTTTGTTCCACCATTAGTTATCGGTGTGGCATTCGGTAATCTATTACAGGGGGTGCCGTTTAACGTCGATTCCCAACTCCGTCTGTTCTATACCGGTTCCTTCTTCGGATTGCTCAATCCATATGGTTTGTTGGCGGGAATTATCAGCTTGATGATGATTGTGACTCAGGGGGCAACTTATTTGCAAATGCGTACTACGGGTGAGCTGCGCCTGCGTTCTCGTGCGGCAACTTATCTCTGTGCGCTGGTGACAATGGTGGCTTTCCTGTTGGCAGGTGTATGGCTGATTTATGGTATTGATGGTTATATTGTGACTGGCGGCTTGGATACGGTGGCTCAGTCTAATCCATTACATAAAGAAGTCGCTCATCAGGCGGGTGCTTGGTTGACCAACTTTAACAACTATCCGTGGTTGTGGGTACTACCGGCATTGGGTGTGGCTTCGCCTTTGCTGACGATGCTGATGACGCGTATGAATAAAGCTGGATGGGCATTCCTGTTCTCTTCACTGACAATTGCTGGCATCATTCTGGCCTGCGGTGTAACGATGTTCCCATTTGTGATGCCTTCAATCACTGATCCTAATGTCAGTTTGACGATGTGGGATGCGACTTCAAGCCTGATGACGCTGCGTGTTATGTTTGTAGTTGCATTGATTTTTGTCCCAATCATTCTGGGATATACCATTTGGTGTTACTACAAAATGTTCGGGCGTTTGGATAAAAGTTTTATCGAAGATAACAAACATTCACTGTACTAA
- the cydX gene encoding cytochrome bd-I oxidase subunit CydX yields MWYFAWILGTLLACSFAIIAALALEHNEEEKVAKNSEKSC; encoded by the coding sequence ATGTGGTATTTTGCTTGGATTCTCGGAACGCTCTTGGCTTGTAGTTTCGCTATCATCGCAGCCTTAGCTCTTGAGCATAATGAAGAAGAAAAAGTCGCGAAAAATAGCGAGAAATCTTGTTGA
- the ybgC gene encoding tol-pal system-associated acyl-CoA thioesterase, giving the protein MSNTLFRWPIRIYYEDTDVGGIVYNGRYVVFYERARTEMLRQHGIHQQRLLDEQIAFVVRRMVVDYRAPARLDDMLEVQSEITDIRRASLTFIQRIVDGNGAMINSAEVLVACVNTSQMKPIALPKSIVAEFKQ; this is encoded by the coding sequence GTGAGTAATACGTTGTTCCGGTGGCCCATTCGTATTTATTATGAAGATACAGATGTAGGCGGGATAGTTTATAACGGCCGTTATGTCGTCTTTTATGAAAGAGCACGTACTGAGATGTTACGTCAGCATGGAATTCATCAACAGCGTTTACTTGATGAACAAATTGCATTTGTTGTACGGCGTATGGTGGTTGATTACCGAGCCCCGGCCCGGCTTGATGATATGTTGGAGGTGCAGAGTGAAATTACGGATATTCGTCGAGCATCTTTGACATTTATTCAACGCATTGTTGATGGTAATGGAGCAATGATTAACAGCGCAGAAGTTTTAGTCGCCTGCGTGAATACATCTCAAATGAAGCCGATTGCGCTTCCAAAGTCTATTGTCGCGGAGTTTAAGCAGTGA
- the tolQ gene encoding Tol-Pal system protein TolQ yields the protein MTDMNILDLFLKAGLLVQLIMLILICFSVASWAIIIQRTKILNAATRESEAFEDKFWSGIELSRLYKESQSRRDSLGGTEQIFYSGFKEFARLHHANNHAPEAVITGASRAMRISMNRELESLESHIPFLGTVGSISPYIGLFGTVWGIMHAFIALGAVKQATLQMVAPGIAEALIATAIGLFAAIPAVMAYNRLNQRVNKLEQNYDNFMEEFLAILHRQAFAAENKAENK from the coding sequence GTGACTGACATGAACATTCTAGATTTATTCCTGAAAGCGGGCCTTTTGGTGCAACTGATCATGCTTATTTTGATCTGCTTTTCCGTTGCTTCATGGGCGATCATTATTCAAAGGACCAAAATTCTCAATGCAGCAACCCGAGAATCGGAGGCGTTTGAAGATAAATTCTGGTCGGGTATTGAATTATCACGCTTATATAAGGAAAGTCAGTCGCGTCGAGATTCTTTAGGTGGAACAGAACAAATTTTTTATTCTGGGTTCAAAGAATTTGCCCGTCTGCATCATGCAAATAATCATGCGCCAGAAGCGGTAATAACAGGGGCTTCACGTGCAATGCGTATCTCAATGAATCGTGAATTGGAATCGCTGGAAAGCCATATTCCATTCTTGGGGACAGTTGGCTCAATTAGCCCGTATATCGGTCTATTTGGTACGGTTTGGGGGATCATGCATGCATTTATCGCGTTAGGTGCGGTAAAACAGGCCACGCTCCAAATGGTAGCGCCGGGTATTGCAGAAGCGTTGATTGCAACGGCGATTGGTCTGTTTGCGGCGATTCCAGCCGTTATGGCATACAACCGTCTGAATCAGCGTGTTAATAAGCTGGAGCAAAATTACGATAACTTTATGGAAGAGTTTTTGGCTATTTTGCATCGTCAAGCTTTCGCGGCTGAAAATAAAGCAGAGAACAAATAG
- the tolR gene encoding colicin uptake protein TolR: MARTRSRKRELKSEINIVPLLDVLLVLLLIFMATAPIITQSVEVDLPDAVDSKTVSNSDNPPVIVEVSGVGQYTMIVNHERLELLPEPQIIVEARAQIEKNPKTVFLIGGSKEVPYDEIIKALNMLHQAGVKSVGLMTQPI, encoded by the coding sequence ATGGCACGCACTCGTAGTCGCAAGCGTGAGCTGAAATCCGAAATCAATATCGTTCCCTTACTGGACGTATTGCTGGTTCTGTTGCTGATTTTTATGGCAACAGCACCGATTATCACTCAAAGCGTAGAAGTTGATCTGCCGGATGCGGTAGATTCTAAAACGGTTTCCAACTCCGATAATCCACCGGTAATCGTGGAGGTTTCTGGTGTTGGTCAGTACACCATGATAGTTAACCATGAACGGTTGGAATTATTGCCTGAGCCGCAGATTATTGTTGAAGCGCGGGCACAAATAGAAAAGAATCCAAAAACCGTTTTCTTGATTGGTGGTTCGAAGGAAGTGCCTTACGATGAGATTATTAAGGCACTCAATATGCTGCATCAGGCAGGTGTGAAATCCGTTGGTTTAATGACTCAGCCTATCTGA
- the tolA gene encoding cell envelope integrity protein TolA, producing the protein MGKTNGQNNKLNRAVIVSVVLHIILIGLLIWGSLTRKTEMGGGGQDGSVIDAVMVDPNAVVQQYNQQQQQQADAKRAEQLRNKKAEQQAAELREKQAEEQERLKAVEEERIKAQQAAEEQKKQAVEAANKAREEQKQAEEAAAKAKAEKEKLIREQAEAQKKAEAEAKKEAEAVAAKQKAAEEAKAKADAEAKAKAKAEADAKAKTEADAKAKAKAEADAKKKAAAQAAKQESEVDDLLGGLTSNAPKQQGGASAAGKGGGKKSGASNADINNYLGQIQIAIQNKFYDPSMYRGRTCTLRIKLAPDGLLIDVKSEGGDQALCQAAVAAAKQAKIPKPPSKEVYEVFKNAPLDFNPQ; encoded by the coding sequence GTGGGAAAGACAAACGGGCAAAACAATAAATTAAATCGCGCTGTTATCGTTTCGGTTGTGTTGCATATTATTTTGATCGGGTTACTTATTTGGGGTTCCCTGACACGAAAAACTGAAATGGGTGGCGGTGGTCAGGATGGTTCTGTTATTGATGCTGTTATGGTCGATCCGAATGCGGTAGTACAGCAGTACAATCAACAGCAACAACAGCAGGCTGATGCTAAGCGTGCAGAGCAGTTACGAAACAAGAAAGCCGAACAGCAGGCCGCTGAATTAAGGGAAAAACAGGCTGAAGAGCAGGAACGTTTAAAAGCGGTAGAAGAAGAACGAATTAAAGCGCAACAGGCTGCGGAAGAACAGAAAAAGCAAGCTGTAGAAGCGGCAAACAAAGCCCGTGAAGAGCAAAAACAGGCAGAAGAAGCGGCGGCAAAAGCTAAAGCTGAAAAAGAAAAACTGATTAGAGAGCAGGCTGAGGCACAGAAGAAAGCCGAAGCGGAAGCTAAGAAAGAAGCTGAAGCCGTGGCTGCTAAACAAAAAGCCGCGGAAGAAGCGAAAGCCAAAGCAGACGCTGAGGCTAAAGCAAAAGCCAAGGCTGAAGCGGATGCTAAAGCCAAAACTGAGGCAGATGCAAAGGCTAAAGCCAAGGCCGAAGCTGACGCTAAGAAAAAAGCTGCTGCGCAAGCCGCTAAACAGGAAAGTGAAGTTGATGACTTACTGGGTGGCTTAACTTCCAATGCACCGAAACAGCAAGGAGGAGCTTCTGCTGCCGGTAAAGGTGGCGGCAAGAAAAGTGGCGCTTCAAATGCCGACATTAATAACTATCTGGGGCAGATCCAGATAGCGATACAGAATAAGTTTTACGATCCAAGCATGTATCGTGGGCGTACCTGTACATTACGGATTAAACTTGCTCCTGATGGCTTATTAATTGATGTCAAGTCAGAGGGAGGAGACCAGGCGTTGTGCCAAGCGGCGGTAGCGGCGGCTAAACAAGCGAAAATTCCGAAACCACCAAGCAAGGAGGTTTATGAAGTGTTTAAAAACGCGCCGCTTGATTTCAACCCTCAATAA